One genomic window of Clostridioides sp. ES-S-0054-01 includes the following:
- the csrA gene encoding carbon storage regulator CsrA yields MLVISRKKDEAVLIGENIEVKVVGVDGNNIKLAISAPNNISILRKEIYEKVKNENIKATNKNIKILKYLK; encoded by the coding sequence ATGCTAGTAATTTCAAGAAAAAAAGATGAAGCAGTACTTATAGGAGAAAATATAGAAGTAAAAGTTGTAGGAGTAGATGGAAATAACATAAAGTTAGCCATATCTGCTCCTAATAATATAAGCATATTAAGAAAAGAAATATATGAAAAAGTAAAAAATGAAAATATAAAAGCTACAAATAAAAATATAAAAATTTTAAAATATTTAAAATAA
- the fliS gene encoding flagellar export chaperone FliS, whose translation MYGENPYNSYKQNAVFMASKEQLLLMLVDGAVKYTKIARGAIIDKNTRRAHRELIRVQDIFTELMVTLDQNAGQWAKDMYRVYDFVRYELSKANIRKDIQIIDNVLPVIEQIKDTWHEADKKSKEERSRYK comes from the coding sequence ATGTATGGAGAGAATCCTTATAATTCTTATAAGCAAAATGCTGTTTTTATGGCGTCAAAAGAACAGCTGTTGCTTATGCTTGTTGATGGGGCAGTAAAATACACAAAAATAGCCAGAGGAGCCATTATAGATAAAAATACACGAAGAGCACATAGAGAGCTTATAAGAGTTCAAGATATATTTACAGAACTAATGGTTACATTAGACCAAAATGCAGGACAATGGGCGAAAGATATGTATAGAGTTTATGATTTTGTAAGATATGAACTTTCAAAAGCAAATATCAGAAAGGATATACAAATAATAGATAATGTATTACCTGTAATAGAGCAGATTAAAGATACATGGCACGAAGCTGATAAAAAGAGTAAAGAAGAAAGAAGTAGGTATAAATAA
- the fliS gene encoding flagellar export chaperone FliS, with protein MELNLTELNGLSKEELLLMLVDGTVKYINVSKVALLNKDYLKAHNELVRVQNIFAELMATLDQNVGQWAKDMYKVYEFIKHELVRADVNKDIKVIDDILPIVEQIRDTWHEVYNKL; from the coding sequence ATGGAGTTAAATTTAACTGAATTAAATGGGTTATCAAAAGAAGAATTACTATTGATGCTTGTCGATGGTACAGTCAAATATATTAATGTATCAAAAGTTGCACTTTTAAATAAGGACTATTTAAAAGCACATAATGAACTTGTTAGAGTTCAAAACATATTTGCAGAATTAATGGCTACATTAGACCAAAATGTAGGACAATGGGCAAAGGACATGTATAAAGTTTATGAGTTCATAAAACATGAATTAGTAAGGGCTGATGTAAATAAAGATATTAAAGTGATTGATGATATATTGCCAATAGTAGAACAAATAAGAGATACATGGCATGAAGTATATAATAAACTATAA
- the fliD gene encoding flagellar filament capping protein FliD translates to MSSISPIRVTGLSGNFDMEGIIEASMTRDKEKVNKAKQDQQIVKWKQEIYRDIIKESKNLYDKYLNVDSPNSITSKKVYSATSITSSDESIIVAKGSAGAEKINYQFAVSQMAEPAKVTIKLNSSDPVVQQFPPNASGASSLNIGGVNIPISEQDTTSTIVSKINSLCADNDIKASYSEMTGELIISRKQTGSSSNIDLEVVGNDKLADQIANDNGITFATDASGKKSAVVQGKNLEADVTDEYGRVIHISQEHNSFSIDNIDYNVNSKGSAKLVSVTDTEEATKNMKAFVDDYNALMDKVYGLVTTKKPKDYPPLTDEQKEDMTTEEIEKWEKKAKEGILRNDDELRAFVEDIQSMFFGDADTILALRKMGINESKNYNKKGQISFDKDTFSNALIDDSDKVYKALAGYSSNHDDKGMFEKLKDIVSEYSVYSTSKLAKKSGIENTASATKNVYSEQIAEQEKNISRLVEKMNDKEKRLYAKYSALESLLNQYSSQMSYFSQAQGN, encoded by the coding sequence ATGTCAAGTATAAGTCCAATAAGAGTTACAGGCCTTTCAGGAAATTTTGATATGGAAGGTATAATAGAAGCTAGTATGACACGAGATAAGGAAAAAGTTAATAAAGCGAAACAAGATCAACAAATAGTTAAATGGAAGCAAGAAATATATAGAGATATTATAAAAGAGTCAAAGAATCTTTATGATAAGTATTTAAATGTAGATTCTCCTAATAGTATAACAAGCAAAAAAGTATACTCTGCTACAAGCATAACTAGTTCTGATGAAAGTATTATAGTAGCAAAAGGTTCAGCTGGTGCAGAAAAAATAAATTATCAATTTGCAGTCTCTCAAATGGCTGAACCAGCAAAAGTGACTATTAAATTGAATTCAAGTGATCCTGTTGTTCAACAATTTCCTCCAAATGCTAGTGGAGCTAGTTCTCTAAATATAGGTGGTGTAAATATACCAATATCTGAACAGGATACTACAAGCACTATCGTAAGCAAAATAAATTCACTTTGTGCAGATAATGATATAAAAGCTTCTTATAGTGAAATGACAGGTGAATTGATTATTTCAAGAAAACAGACTGGTTCATCATCAAACATTGATCTGGAGGTAGTAGGAAATGATAAGTTAGCTGATCAAATTGCTAATGATAATGGTATTACCTTTGCGACTGATGCTAGTGGAAAGAAATCTGCAGTAGTGCAGGGAAAAAATTTAGAAGCTGATGTAACTGATGAATATGGAAGAGTAATACACATAAGCCAAGAACATAATTCATTTAGTATAGACAACATTGATTATAATGTAAATTCAAAAGGAAGTGCTAAATTAGTTTCTGTTACTGACACTGAAGAAGCTACTAAAAATATGAAGGCATTTGTAGATGATTATAATGCATTAATGGATAAGGTATATGGACTAGTCACTACCAAAAAGCCAAAAGATTATCCACCTCTTACAGATGAGCAAAAAGAAGATATGACAACTGAAGAAATAGAAAAATGGGAAAAGAAGGCTAAAGAGGGTATACTTAGAAATGATGATGAATTAAGAGCTTTTGTTGAAGATATACAATCTATGTTCTTTGGAGATGCAGATACTATTCTTGCTTTAAGAAAAATGGGTATTAATGAATCTAAGAATTATAATAAAAAAGGGCAAATATCATTTGATAAAGATACTTTTTCAAATGCCCTTATAGATGATAGCGACAAGGTATATAAAGCTTTAGCTGGATATTCTTCAAATCATGATGATAAGGGAATGTTTGAAAAATTAAAAGATATTGTATCTGAGTATTCTGTGTATTCAACCTCTAAACTTGCTAAAAAATCAGGCATAGAAAATACTGCTTCTGCTACTAAAAATGTATATTCAGAACAAATTGCAGAACAAGAAAAAAACATAAGTAGGCTAGTTGAAAAGATGAATGATAAGGAAAAAAGACTTTATGCTAAATATTCAGCTTTGGAGTCTTTATTGAATCAGTATTCTTCACAAATGAGCTACTTCTCACAAGCACAAGGTAATTAA
- a CDS encoding flagellar protein FliT, translating into MDKLEEKINLYKDISLKIINLIEKEEYKNISNRLNERQNIINSISEFDRNEFIHLYNSMELIEIDDKIKDALQEQLSEVKKELHEYKLTKQVNTMYYSLNREKVNLFSKKV; encoded by the coding sequence ATGGACAAATTAGAAGAAAAAATAAATTTATATAAAGATATATCTTTAAAAATTATAAATTTGATTGAAAAAGAAGAATATAAAAATATAAGTAATCGTTTAAATGAAAGACAAAATATTATAAATAGTATAAGTGAATTTGATAGAAATGAATTTATACATCTTTATAATAGTATGGAACTAATTGAAATTGATGATAAAATAAAGGATGCTTTACAGGAGCAATTATCAGAAGTAAAAAAAGAATTACATGAATACAAGCTTACTAAACAGGTAAATACAATGTATTATAGTTTAAATAGAGAAAAAGTAAATCTTTTTAGTAAAAAAGTATAA
- a CDS encoding flagellin, translating to MRVNTNVSALIANNQMGRNVSGQSKSMEKLSSGVRIKRAADDAAGLAISEKMRAQIKGLDQAGRNVQDGISVVQTAEGALEETGNILQRMRTLSLQAANEVNKAEEREKIADELKQLKDEIERISSSIEFNGKQLLDGSSSSIRLQVGANYGTNVSGTSNNNNEITIELVNTSGIMSAAGITSDSIGKMNADGASGTNASKDMVSSLDAALKSLNSSRAKLGAQQNRLESTQNNLNNTLENVTAAESRIRDTDVASEMVNLSKMNILVQASQSMLAQANQQPQGVLQLLG from the coding sequence ATGAGAGTTAATACAAATGTAAGTGCTTTGATAGCAAATAACCAAATGGGAAGAAACGTAAGTGGACAAAGTAAGTCTATGGAAAAGTTATCTTCTGGTGTTAGAATTAAGAGAGCTGCTGATGATGCTGCTGGACTTGCAATATCTGAGAAAATGAGAGCTCAAATAAAAGGTTTAGACCAAGCGGGGAGAAACGTTCAAGATGGTATATCTGTTGTACAAACAGCAGAGGGTGCATTAGAAGAGACTGGAAACATATTACAAAGAATGAGAACTTTATCATTACAAGCTGCAAATGAAGTTAATAAGGCAGAAGAAAGAGAAAAGATAGCTGATGAGTTAAAGCAGTTAAAAGACGAAATTGAAAGAATATCAAGTTCAATAGAGTTCAATGGAAAGCAACTGCTTGACGGATCTTCTTCATCAATAAGATTACAAGTTGGAGCAAACTATGGAACTAATGTTTCAGGTACATCTAATAATAACAATGAGATAACAATCGAGTTAGTAAATACTTCAGGTATAATGAGTGCAGCTGGGATAACTAGTGATTCAATAGGAAAGATGAATGCAGATGGAGCTTCTGGAACAAATGCATCTAAAGATATGGTATCTAGCTTAGACGCAGCTCTTAAGTCATTAAACTCATCAAGAGCAAAATTAGGAGCGCAACAAAATAGATTAGAATCAACACAAAATAACTTAAATAATACTCTAGAGAATGTTACAGCAGCTGAATCAAGAATAAGAGATACAGATGTTGCTTCAGAAATGGTTAACTTATCTAAAATGAATATATTAGTTCAAGCATCACAATCAATGCTTGCTCAAGCTAATCAACAACCACAAGGAGTTTTACAATTATTAGGATAA
- a CDS encoding glycosyltransferase, protein MLLSIVMMVKNEEKMLNKTLEALKQLRDSIDSELIIMDTGSTDNTVKIAKEHTEKVYFHKWDNDFSSMRNKAISYSKGQWVFILDADEVLTDCTKMIEFFNSDLCKKFKSASIQLKNIYSLEKSSYGYSSVLRLFRNDNFKFVGRVHEQPLYKDPVFHNIAEFDHYGYIFEDEEFRIQKVKRNEELLLQQLEEDKDNPYVNYQLGKNFIILEKYHDALFYLERSNNLYKSYDFVPGYVLTSLAKIYLYLGKHKKCEKLCLKYINKDMNNIDIYYYLAQAEVSLGKYENSIDSYKRFIYLVDNYEVSTQANSLFSDTDAVSFKDIATITLIKIYYKLEKYDLVIKEFKNIEDKKKMKDVYFSLFMSLYKLDIFENILDYYNDLPISPVEKKYFYESIEIFIQNIRECEKNSIYKILCSMDGNYGRFNKIRLDRNLSLDECKNILESENTFIYAPLIIIAHENDINLLDIFYNMDYVWIERYMQYSVNYDKRFILKLYKYVLKQPNTFDINKIKVYRVFVKVVLENNILDEKKYKELFYIYMMYSYQYIKNIYTNFNNYEIIKYINGDVERFVLKLKILQDIKNDNKISYIGDLKQLLYEYPYCNKIIELLIKDFEKELNTTKEFNVLKKDFLINIENIINCGDIKNAKSMIGEYLELFDEESEILNMNGIINMMEGNYEEADFMFKKAYSLSLDNEDIIFNIKYLRELNLNYK, encoded by the coding sequence ATGTTATTAAGTATAGTAATGATGGTAAAAAATGAAGAAAAAATGTTAAATAAAACATTAGAAGCATTAAAACAACTAAGAGATTCCATAGATAGTGAACTTATAATAATGGATACTGGGTCAACTGATAATACTGTTAAGATAGCCAAAGAACATACTGAGAAAGTTTATTTTCATAAATGGGATAATGATTTTTCTAGTATGAGAAATAAGGCGATTTCATATTCTAAAGGCCAATGGGTATTTATACTAGATGCTGATGAAGTATTAACAGATTGTACCAAAATGATAGAATTTTTTAATAGTGATTTGTGTAAGAAATTTAAGTCAGCATCAATACAGTTAAAAAATATCTATTCTTTAGAAAAAAGCTCTTATGGCTATTCTTCTGTATTAAGGTTATTTAGAAATGACAACTTTAAATTTGTAGGTAGAGTTCATGAACAACCATTATATAAAGATCCTGTATTTCATAATATTGCAGAGTTTGACCACTATGGATATATATTTGAAGATGAAGAATTTAGGATACAAAAAGTTAAAAGAAACGAAGAACTTCTATTACAACAGTTAGAAGAAGATAAAGATAATCCATATGTTAATTATCAACTTGGAAAGAATTTTATTATATTAGAAAAATATCATGATGCACTATTTTATTTGGAAAGAAGTAACAATTTGTATAAAAGTTATGACTTTGTTCCAGGATATGTGCTTACTAGTTTAGCAAAAATATATTTATATTTAGGAAAACATAAAAAGTGTGAGAAATTATGTTTAAAGTATATAAATAAAGATATGAATAATATTGATATATATTATTATTTGGCACAAGCAGAAGTTAGTTTAGGGAAATATGAAAATAGTATAGATTCATATAAAAGATTTATTTATTTAGTTGATAATTATGAAGTAAGTACTCAAGCAAATAGTTTATTTTCAGATACTGATGCAGTAAGTTTTAAAGATATTGCAACTATTACATTAATAAAAATTTATTATAAGTTAGAAAAATATGATTTAGTAATAAAAGAGTTTAAAAATATTGAGGATAAAAAGAAAATGAAAGATGTGTACTTTAGTCTTTTTATGTCCCTATATAAGCTTGATATATTTGAAAATATTCTTGATTACTATAATGATTTACCAATATCTCCAGTAGAAAAAAAATACTTTTATGAAAGTATAGAAATATTTATACAAAATATTCGAGAATGTGAAAAAAATAGTATATATAAAATTTTGTGCTCAATGGATGGAAACTATGGGAGATTTAACAAAATAAGGTTAGATAGGAATCTATCTTTAGATGAATGCAAAAACATACTTGAGAGTGAGAATACATTTATTTATGCTCCACTTATAATTATAGCTCATGAAAATGATATAAATTTGTTAGATATATTTTATAATATGGACTATGTTTGGATAGAGAGATATATGCAATATAGTGTTAATTATGATAAACGTTTCATATTGAAATTATATAAATATGTACTAAAACAACCAAATACTTTTGATATTAATAAAATAAAAGTATATAGAGTATTTGTAAAGGTCGTTTTAGAAAATAATATTTTAGATGAAAAGAAATATAAAGAACTATTTTATATTTATATGATGTATTCTTATCAATATATAAAAAATATATACACTAACTTTAATAATTATGAGATAATAAAATATATAAATGGAGATGTTGAAAGATTTGTTTTAAAACTAAAAATTTTACAAGATATAAAAAATGATAATAAAATAAGTTACATAGGAGATTTGAAACAGTTATTATATGAATATCCATACTGTAATAAAATAATTGAATTACTTATAAAAGATTTTGAAAAGGAGCTCAACACAACAAAAGAATTTAATGTTTTAAAAAAAGATTTTCTTATAAATATAGAAAATATAATAAATTGTGGAGATATAAAAAATGCAAAATCTATGATTGGTGAGTATTTAGAACTTTTTGATGAGGAGTCTGAAATTTTAAATATGAATGGAATAATTAATATGATGGAAGGCAATTATGAAGAGGCAGATTTTATGTTTAAAAAAGCATATTCACTAAGCCTAGATAATGAGGACATCATATTTAACATTAAATATCTTAGAGAACTCAACTTAAACTATAAATAG
- a CDS encoding glycosyltransferase, with protein MIIDIVLSYVEHIGKLEENIAVLSKILTSRGHKTRIFLESEIKYLEWSKNFQECHFFSSDRLGEFEKALEYTKLVDILGIPDIILATGTALQSLICRLAIMHLEEDKPSIISLIYDKSGQYADIKYIKYSDAHIAISNDVRRVINSIDKDSPTYFIEKLTELGEESKIDNFENMFLRYYGTPNKIMNSIEEYLISNNLEEALNAVCFYDSRFYRNVDFINLKSILAIQMEEYEIAIRNLEQAVILLKEENLDIYYNLAYAYEKNKDFDKSIDMYKQIMKSVDEDEQAQLFNILEDIYKKRELEFDNYYKNENLIYKNKYGTTLIEDTFYKDTPNYPENIYEGRNTLSKLMTEEYPLVSIYVLAYNNLEKYTKGCIESILRYTEDINYELILVDNGSSDGTYEYFKSIKHSNKKIIRITKNLGAAYSGPLIFKEAMGKYLVAIANDILVTKNWLSNMLKCAESDIRIGMVNPVLDFVSNLQSIDLKYDNLEDMQKKAEKYNISDPTKWHERLRLITLGTLFRKECLDIMGYVDYGFIHHYTDDDLTFRVRRAGYKAILCKDTFISHRGGESDKGIEVEFNGIYKGKNFFEDKYYGISTEDASNYEPTMISFIEADKLDNKIYNVLGIDTLCGTPILEVKNKLREGNIFKTKLSAFSQEAKYWIDLKTICDDVIVDRVEYIDEYYENKKFDYVIVGRELNLYKDPYKLLSSLSKFIDENGSIILKLKNNYDIKSLLHILNIELDFEKQNIQAMDLNILNNKLKDIDLCIKNIKAEMHYIEKEGMELIDSVLEKFKIQEENFSQMYINNYVMELKKSKQVLQ; from the coding sequence ATGATTATAGATATAGTTCTATCATATGTAGAACATATTGGTAAGTTGGAAGAAAATATAGCTGTTCTAAGTAAAATTCTAACAAGTAGAGGTCATAAAACTCGTATATTCTTGGAATCTGAAATAAAATATCTAGAATGGTCAAAGAACTTTCAAGAATGTCATTTTTTTTCTTCAGATAGACTTGGTGAATTTGAGAAAGCTTTAGAATATACAAAATTAGTTGATATTTTAGGGATACCAGATATTATACTTGCTACTGGAACAGCATTACAAAGTTTAATTTGTAGGTTAGCTATAATGCACTTAGAGGAAGATAAACCTTCAATTATATCACTTATATATGATAAATCAGGACAATATGCTGATATAAAATATATAAAATACAGTGATGCTCATATTGCTATATCAAATGATGTTAGAAGAGTAATAAATAGTATAGACAAAGATTCTCCTACATATTTTATTGAAAAGTTAACCGAGCTTGGTGAAGAAAGCAAGATTGATAATTTTGAGAATATGTTTTTAAGGTATTATGGAACTCCAAATAAAATAATGAATAGTATAGAGGAGTATTTAATTTCTAATAATCTAGAAGAAGCTTTAAATGCTGTTTGTTTTTATGACAGTAGATTTTATAGAAATGTAGATTTTATTAATTTAAAATCTATTTTAGCTATACAAATGGAAGAGTATGAAATAGCTATAAGGAATTTGGAACAAGCAGTAATATTACTAAAAGAAGAAAATTTAGATATATATTATAATTTAGCATATGCATATGAAAAAAATAAAGATTTTGATAAATCTATAGATATGTACAAGCAGATAATGAAGAGTGTAGATGAAGATGAACAAGCACAGCTTTTTAATATACTTGAGGATATATATAAGAAAAGAGAATTAGAATTTGATAACTACTATAAGAATGAAAATTTAATATATAAAAATAAATATGGAACTACACTTATAGAAGATACTTTTTATAAGGATACACCAAATTACCCAGAAAATATATATGAAGGAAGAAATACTTTAAGTAAACTAATGACAGAAGAGTATCCATTAGTAAGTATTTATGTTTTGGCATATAACAATTTAGAGAAATATACCAAAGGATGTATTGAAAGTATTTTAAGATACACAGAAGATATAAATTATGAACTAATACTAGTTGATAATGGATCAAGTGATGGAACATATGAATATTTTAAATCAATAAAACATTCAAATAAAAAAATAATAAGAATAACTAAAAATCTTGGTGCAGCATATTCAGGTCCACTTATATTTAAAGAAGCTATGGGAAAATATTTAGTTGCTATTGCAAATGATATATTAGTTACAAAAAATTGGCTTTCAAATATGTTAAAATGTGCTGAATCTGATATTAGAATAGGAATGGTTAATCCAGTATTAGATTTTGTGAGCAATTTACAATCAATTGATTTAAAATATGATAATTTAGAAGATATGCAAAAAAAAGCAGAAAAGTATAACATATCAGATCCAACTAAGTGGCATGAAAGGCTAAGATTAATTACATTAGGAACTTTATTTAGAAAAGAATGTTTAGATATTATGGGTTATGTAGACTATGGATTTATTCATCATTATACAGATGATGATTTAACATTTAGAGTAAGAAGAGCAGGTTATAAAGCAATACTTTGTAAAGATACATTTATAAGTCATAGAGGTGGAGAATCAGATAAAGGTATAGAAGTTGAATTCAATGGAATATACAAAGGCAAAAACTTTTTTGAAGATAAATACTATGGAATAAGCACAGAAGATGCTTCAAATTATGAACCAACTATGATCTCATTTATAGAAGCTGATAAATTAGATAACAAAATATATAATGTTTTAGGTATAGATACTCTTTGTGGAACTCCTATATTAGAAGTAAAGAACAAGTTAAGAGAAGGTAATATTTTCAAAACTAAACTATCTGCATTTTCTCAGGAAGCTAAATATTGGATAGATTTAAAAACTATATGTGATGATGTAATAGTTGATAGAGTAGAATATATTGATGAATATTACGAAAATAAAAAATTTGATTATGTTATAGTTGGGAGAGAATTGAATTTATATAAAGATCCATATAAATTATTATCTTCATTAAGTAAATTTATTGATGAAAACGGAAGTATAATCTTAAAGTTAAAAAATAATTATGATATAAAGTCGCTATTACATATTTTAAATATTGAACTTGATTTTGAAAAACAAAATATACAAGCTATGGATTTGAACATCTTAAATAATAAATTAAAAGACATAGATTTATGTATAAAAAATATAAAAGCAGAAATGCATTATATTGAAAAAGAAGGTATGGAGCTGATAGATTCGGTTTTAGAAAAGTTTAAAATACAAGAAGAAAATTTTAGTCAGATGTATATAAATAACTATGTAATGGAGTTAAAAAAATCTAAGCAGGTTCTGCAATAA
- a CDS encoding FkbM family methyltransferase, with the protein MNKILKGEEFSTEWIKFIDLNINMNYLCSKNIVLFGTGFYGNMVFKYLKSKGISVSYYCDNDVNKQGKYVDEILVISPNKLYEIKEKVIFITARHCVKEIKKQLEDMDLYSISFDNFILGDRYEEYKKIYEEYLEDIKSKKTYKNIMKCMATGDTKYCQEIMEKDAFYSLPIFTNNVSDIFVDAGAFVGDTIEQFIWSNIGQFKKIYAFEPGERQFKAMKFRVERLIQEWGLENNKIECINAGLGEFNNKVQYHINEDVPSSNNFLQASSNKVDKMVDEIVDVYSLDKYLDKGEVNFIKADIEGYELEMLKGGEYIIKQYKPKLAISVYHKPDDILEIITYLKKIVPEYKIAIRQHAPTLVETVLYCWIDK; encoded by the coding sequence ATGAATAAAATACTAAAAGGTGAAGAATTTTCAACAGAATGGATAAAATTTATTGATTTAAATATAAATATGAATTATTTATGTAGTAAAAACATTGTTTTATTTGGTACTGGGTTTTATGGTAACATGGTTTTTAAATATTTAAAAAGTAAAGGTATTTCTGTATCTTACTATTGTGATAATGATGTAAATAAACAAGGAAAATATGTTGATGAAATCTTAGTAATCTCTCCAAATAAACTATATGAAATAAAAGAAAAAGTTATTTTTATTACAGCTAGACATTGCGTAAAAGAAATAAAAAAGCAGCTTGAAGATATGGATTTATATTCTATTTCATTTGATAATTTTATTTTAGGAGATAGATATGAAGAATATAAAAAAATATATGAAGAATATTTGGAAGATATAAAATCAAAAAAAACATATAAAAATATAATGAAGTGCATGGCTACTGGTGATACTAAATATTGTCAAGAAATTATGGAAAAGGATGCATTTTATTCATTACCAATATTTACTAATAATGTAAGTGATATTTTTGTAGATGCAGGTGCTTTTGTTGGAGATACTATTGAACAGTTTATTTGGAGTAATATTGGTCAATTTAAAAAGATATATGCATTTGAGCCAGGAGAGAGACAATTTAAAGCAATGAAATTTAGAGTAGAAAGATTAATTCAAGAGTGGGGATTAGAAAATAACAAAATTGAATGTATAAATGCTGGATTAGGAGAGTTTAACAATAAAGTACAATATCATATAAATGAAGACGTACCATCTAGTAATAATTTTTTACAAGCAAGTTCCAATAAAGTAGATAAAATGGTAGATGAAATAGTAGATGTTTATAGTTTAGATAAATATTTGGATAAAGGAGAAGTAAACTTTATAAAAGCAGATATAGAAGGTTATGAATTAGAAATGTTAAAGGGAGGTGAATATATAATAAAACAATATAAACCTAAATTAGCTATAAGTGTTTACCACAAACCAGATGATATTCTTGAAATAATTACATATTTGAAAAAAATAGTCCCTGAATATAAAATTGCTATCAGACAACATGCACCAACGTTAGTAGAGACTGTTTTATATTGTTGGATAGACAAATAA
- a CDS encoding FkbM family methyltransferase encodes MLDILENLNNIDLIVNELLNHKHYNNDLEHTLNKSEIILYGAGNLGNMASEVLSSINITPRYIVDKNIDLHGKKINGINIINPDYLSREDKENSIFAICIVKIQYNEIKEYLEEIGCKNICHFYDITEMLKDKVGVSNGWILEDLSEVEKKKISKIYNKFEDIESKLYYIQWLCWRICKKEIKFKNLDINTENKFFIDEIMSVLNENEVYIDCGAYTGNTLSQFIEKVNGKFNKIIAFEPNLESYQNLQEITRDLNTIYNNKINIFKYGVGETKYIGLLRNNLGLASKFVNLASENFQEEVEIVNLDEFLINLDPTFIKVHVEGMELDVLKGSMEIICKMRPILVITTYHNSDGVYKIPDLLINNLNDYSFYFRLHGYCGTQSVLYAIPNERKK; translated from the coding sequence ATGTTAGATATTTTAGAAAATTTGAATAATATAGATTTAATAGTTAATGAATTGTTAAATCATAAGCATTATAATAATGATTTAGAACATACCTTAAATAAAAGTGAGATTATATTATATGGGGCAGGGAATTTAGGCAATATGGCAAGTGAAGTATTAAGTAGCATAAATATTACACCAAGATATATTGTTGATAAAAATATTGATTTACATGGAAAGAAAATAAATGGAATAAATATTATTAATCCAGATTATCTGAGTAGAGAAGATAAGGAAAATAGTATATTTGCTATATGTATTGTCAAGATTCAATATAATGAAATTAAAGAATATTTAGAAGAAATAGGATGTAAGAATATCTGTCACTTTTATGACATTACAGAAATGCTAAAAGATAAAGTGGGAGTTAGTAATGGATGGATTTTAGAAGACTTATCAGAAGTAGAAAAGAAGAAAATATCAAAAATTTATAACAAATTTGAAGATATCGAGTCAAAATTATATTATATACAATGGTTATGTTGGCGAATCTGTAAGAAAGAAATCAAATTTAAGAATTTAGATATAAATACAGAAAATAAGTTTTTTATAGATGAAATTATGAGTGTTTTGAATGAAAATGAAGTTTACATAGATTGTGGAGCTTATACGGGAAATACATTGAGTCAATTTATAGAAAAAGTAAATGGCAAATTTAATAAGATAATTGCTTTTGAACCAAATTTAGAAAGTTATCAAAATTTACAAGAAATAACTAGAGACCTTAATACTATTTATAATAATAAAATAAACATTTTTAAATATGGAGTTGGAGAAACAAAGTATATTGGATTATTGAGAAATAATCTAGGATTAGCAAGTAAATTTGTTAATCTAGCAAGTGAAAATTTTCAAGAGGAAGTTGAGATTGTTAACTTAGATGAATTTCTAATAAATTTGGATCCTACATTTATAAAAGTACATGTAGAAGGAATGGAACTAGATGTTTTAAAAGGGAGCATGGAAATAATATGTAAAATGAGACCAATACTAGTAATTACAACATATCATAATAGTGATGGTGTATATAAAATTCCAGATTTATTAATAAATAACTTAAATGACTATTCGTTTTATTTTAGATTACATGGATACTGTGGTACACAAAGTGTATTATATGCTATCCCTAATGAAAGAAAAAAGTAA